A section of the Bryobacteraceae bacterium genome encodes:
- the prfB gene encoding peptide chain release factor 2 translates to MQERKKLEAAIEQDRQMAALISDIDTLIELANEGEDVSADLEREIGRLRKLTEQLETEMLLSGENDHRSAILTIHPGAGGTESQDWAEMLLRMYLRWAERNGFEAIVTDRQEGEGAGIKSATVEINGENAYGLLQSEIGVHRLVRISPFDANARRHTSFASVFVIPQIDDDIQIEIRPEDLRVDVFRASGAGGQHVNRTESAVRFTHIPTGIVVTCQNERSQHKNRASALKQLKARLYEYEMEKRRAEERKLEESKADINFGSQIRSYVLAPYRLVKDLRTRLAIGDVDRVLDGDLNDLIHAYLVWKKTGKTFGDSKDEDSE, encoded by the coding sequence ATGCAGGAGCGCAAGAAGCTGGAGGCGGCCATTGAACAGGACCGCCAGATGGCTGCGCTCATCAGCGACATCGACACGCTGATCGAACTGGCCAACGAAGGCGAAGACGTCTCGGCCGACCTCGAGCGTGAAATCGGCAGGCTCCGCAAACTCACCGAGCAGCTTGAAACCGAGATGCTGCTGTCGGGCGAAAACGACCACCGCAGCGCCATTCTCACCATCCATCCCGGTGCCGGCGGCACCGAAAGCCAGGACTGGGCGGAGATGCTGCTGCGCATGTACCTGCGCTGGGCCGAGCGCAACGGCTTCGAGGCCATCGTCACGGACCGGCAGGAAGGCGAGGGGGCGGGCATCAAGTCCGCCACGGTGGAGATCAACGGCGAAAACGCCTACGGGCTGTTGCAGAGCGAGATCGGCGTCCACCGGCTGGTGCGCATCTCGCCCTTCGACGCCAACGCGCGGCGGCATACCTCGTTCGCCAGCGTCTTCGTCATTCCGCAGATCGACGACGACATCCAGATCGAGATCCGCCCGGAGGACCTGCGCGTCGACGTCTTCCGCGCCTCCGGCGCCGGCGGGCAGCACGTCAACCGCACTGAAAGCGCCGTCCGCTTCACGCACATCCCCACGGGCATCGTCGTCACCTGTCAGAACGAGCGCTCCCAGCACAAGAACCGCGCTTCGGCGCTCAAGCAGCTCAAGGCGCGCCTCTACGAATATGAAATGGAGAAGCGCCGCGCCGAAGAGCGCAAGCTGGAAGAGTCCAAGGCCGACATCAACTTCGGCTCGCAGATCCGCTCCTATGTGCTTGCGCCCTACCGCCTGGTGAAGGACCTGCGCACGCGGCTCGCCATCGGCGACGTGGACCGCGTGCTCGATGGCGACCTCAACGACCTCATCCACGCCTACCTCGTGTGGAAGAAGACGGGCAAGACCTTCGGCGACTCGAAGGACGAAGACTCCGAATGA
- a CDS encoding IS256 family transposase codes for MNRNYHTIDKQGKVGERKLAEFLVRNGQALLPMLELIEQSRLAIDELIEVMGRASLEAVLELSAQQVAGPPQQGKARQGDIVWHGTQPGRVRLKERQLKVNKPRLRKKGRGANKEVPIPAYEAMQQDATGRRMLQILLNGVSTRRYRDVIAEMADTVGVSKSTVSREAIEASEAALKQLMERRFDEVDLLIIYIDGMKFQDQCVLAAVGVDVQGRKHVLGLREGATENAEAAKDLLQHLVDHGVDPKRRRLFVIDGSRALRTAINAVFGAETPVQRCRNHKLRNVLGRLPRQQQAQTASLMRAAWKLKPDEGMAKFRQIAGWLEHDYPDAAAALLEGLEECFTINRLDIPRSLHRCLATSNIVDNPHSGVRERTRRVCRWRPGMAARWSAAAFLEIEKSFRKIMGYRDLWALKAILEESQPATRQAVA; via the coding sequence GTGAATCGAAACTACCATACGATTGACAAGCAAGGGAAGGTGGGCGAGCGCAAGCTGGCCGAGTTTTTGGTGCGCAACGGCCAGGCGCTTCTGCCGATGCTGGAGTTGATCGAGCAGAGCCGCTTGGCGATTGACGAGCTGATTGAGGTCATGGGCCGCGCCAGCCTGGAAGCGGTGCTGGAGCTGTCGGCGCAGCAAGTGGCTGGACCACCGCAGCAAGGCAAGGCGCGCCAGGGCGATATCGTCTGGCACGGAACGCAGCCCGGCCGCGTGCGTCTGAAAGAGCGCCAGCTCAAGGTGAACAAGCCGCGTCTGCGGAAGAAAGGTCGCGGGGCCAACAAGGAAGTGCCGATTCCGGCCTACGAAGCCATGCAGCAGGACGCCACCGGCCGACGCATGCTTCAGATTCTGTTGAACGGTGTTTCCACACGCCGATATCGGGACGTGATTGCGGAGATGGCCGACACGGTGGGCGTATCCAAATCGACGGTGAGCCGGGAAGCCATCGAGGCCTCCGAAGCCGCGCTGAAGCAACTCATGGAACGGCGCTTCGATGAGGTCGATCTGCTGATCATCTACATCGATGGCATGAAGTTTCAGGATCAGTGTGTGCTGGCCGCGGTGGGCGTGGATGTTCAGGGCCGCAAGCACGTGCTGGGGTTGCGCGAAGGAGCCACCGAGAATGCCGAAGCCGCCAAGGATCTGCTCCAGCATCTGGTGGATCACGGGGTCGATCCGAAGCGCCGGCGTCTGTTCGTCATCGACGGCTCGAGAGCGCTGCGCACGGCCATCAACGCGGTGTTCGGTGCCGAAACCCCGGTGCAAAGGTGCAGGAATCACAAACTGCGCAACGTGCTGGGACGGCTGCCCCGCCAGCAGCAAGCGCAGACGGCATCGCTGATGCGGGCGGCCTGGAAGCTGAAACCCGACGAGGGCATGGCCAAGTTTCGCCAGATCGCCGGCTGGCTGGAACACGATTATCCGGATGCCGCCGCGGCGCTGCTGGAAGGCTTGGAGGAGTGTTTCACCATCAACCGGCTCGATATCCCGCGCTCGCTGCACCGCTGCCTGGCCACCAGCAACATCGTGGACAACCCGCATTCCGGGGTGCGCGAACGCACGCGCCGAGTTTGTCGTTGGCGACCCGGCATGGCGGCTCGCTGGTCAGCGGCCGCGTTTTTAGAAATCGAGAAGTCCTTTCGCAAGATCATGGGGTATCGCGATCTGTGGGCTCTCAAGGCGATTCTTGAGGAATCGCAGCCAGCCACCCGGCAGGCGGTGGCGTAG
- the nadB gene encoding L-aspartate oxidase, with product MGIERLAETIRTDFLVIGAGVAGLRAAIELAGAGRVFVVAKDSLQESSSEYAQGGIAVALSDEDDISLHEADTLAAGDGLCNPEAVRVLVGEGPARIEELIAWGAEFDREGPKLLFAREGAHSRSRVLHSHGDSTGREIARTLYRTAAARPNVSFEGFTAVVDLLVEEGRVAGALLLDARRGLLVPVLARATLLATGGLGRVYADTTNPDVATGDGVAMAWRAGAVISDIEFVQFHPTALHLEGAPRFLLSEALRGEGAQLLNVHGERFMPRYHPMAELAPRDVVSRAIVSEMRRTGAPHVLLDISGRGDFVRRRFPRIHSTCLAYGIDLDRQPAPVCPAAHYAMGGVWTDLSGRTSLEGLWAAGEAACTGVHGANRLASNSLLEGVVYGARAGIHMRESAPARPPVRFEPPQPLEIPELALDSMRRLATSQLGIVRCAESLSSALRELEQAPCRRALPADRESLERANTRIVLTLIARCALARQESRGAHYRTDYPESSPGFRAHSRITQSRAEVEFAPVEGT from the coding sequence GTGGGTATCGAGAGGCTCGCGGAAACAATTCGGACCGATTTTCTCGTCATCGGCGCTGGCGTGGCCGGCCTGCGCGCGGCCATCGAACTCGCCGGGGCCGGGCGCGTGTTTGTTGTCGCCAAGGACAGCCTCCAGGAATCTTCCTCGGAATACGCTCAGGGCGGCATCGCCGTCGCCCTGAGCGACGAGGACGACATCTCGCTCCATGAGGCCGACACCCTGGCCGCCGGCGACGGACTCTGCAACCCGGAGGCCGTGCGCGTGCTGGTCGGCGAGGGCCCGGCCCGCATTGAGGAGCTCATCGCCTGGGGCGCCGAATTCGACCGCGAAGGCCCGAAGCTCCTGTTCGCCCGCGAGGGCGCGCACAGCCGGAGCCGCGTCCTGCACTCGCACGGCGACTCCACCGGGCGCGAGATCGCGCGCACGCTCTACCGCACCGCGGCGGCCCGGCCCAACGTGTCCTTTGAGGGATTCACGGCGGTCGTCGATCTGCTCGTGGAGGAGGGCCGTGTCGCCGGCGCGCTTCTTCTCGATGCCCGCCGAGGCCTGCTCGTGCCGGTGCTGGCCCGCGCCACGTTGCTCGCCACCGGAGGGCTCGGCCGCGTCTACGCGGACACGACGAACCCGGACGTCGCCACCGGCGATGGGGTGGCCATGGCATGGCGCGCGGGAGCCGTCATCAGCGACATTGAGTTCGTCCAGTTCCACCCGACCGCGCTTCACCTGGAAGGCGCGCCCCGGTTCCTGCTCTCCGAGGCGCTGCGCGGCGAGGGCGCCCAACTGCTGAACGTGCACGGCGAGCGCTTCATGCCGCGCTACCACCCGATGGCCGAGCTCGCTCCGCGCGACGTCGTTTCGCGCGCCATCGTCTCCGAGATGCGCCGCACCGGCGCGCCCCATGTGTTGCTCGACATCAGCGGCCGCGGCGATTTCGTCCGAAGGCGCTTCCCGCGCATTCATTCCACCTGCCTCGCCTACGGCATCGACCTGGACCGCCAGCCCGCGCCTGTCTGCCCGGCGGCGCATTACGCCATGGGCGGCGTCTGGACGGACCTCTCCGGACGGACGTCGCTCGAAGGACTGTGGGCCGCCGGCGAGGCCGCCTGCACCGGCGTTCACGGCGCGAACCGGCTGGCATCGAATTCCCTGCTGGAAGGTGTCGTCTACGGCGCCCGCGCCGGCATCCACATGCGCGAGTCCGCGCCGGCCCGCCCGCCTGTGCGCTTCGAGCCCCCGCAACCGCTGGAAATCCCGGAGCTGGCGCTCGATTCGATGCGCCGCCTGGCCACGAGCCAGCTGGGCATCGTCCGCTGTGCCGAAAGCCTGTCCTCGGCGCTACGCGAGCTCGAACAGGCCCCGTGCCGCCGCGCGCTGCCGGCGGACCGCGAGTCTCTTGAGCGGGCCAATACCCGGATCGTGCTGACGCTTATCGCCCGCTGCGCCCTGGCCCGCCAGGAAAGCCGCGGCGCACACTATCGGACGGACTACCCGGAGAGCTCGCCCGGCTTCCGCGCACACTCCCGCATCACACAGAGCCGGGCGGAAGTGGAATTCGCGCCCGTCGAAGGCACCTGA
- the aroB gene encoding 3-dehydroquinate synthase yields the protein MPTFMVDTGAQQYPVLVERGALERLGAFIPPGRGVIFVVSEEGIWRMHGATVERALAGRAWRLILFPGGEENKRLAQVEAMAEQMVEGGGDRSSLVIAFGGGVVNDLGGFLAAIFMRGVPVIQAPTTLLAQVDAGVGGKTGANLRTGKNLVGAFHQPLAVAADPDVLATLPEREYRAGLFEVIKHGIIRSEPLFRLMQQQREAVLAREPAVVEQMVAESVRIKCEVVSLDEKESGLRRILNFGHTVGHALEAETGYSRFLHGEAVGLGMLAALRLSQLAGRLAAGPCEEMSEVVRAYGPLPSTEGLAVEGILARLRKDKKAIQGAVHWVLATGIGATEVTAEIADDLVRQAVASILK from the coding sequence ATGCCGACGTTCATGGTGGACACCGGCGCGCAGCAATATCCTGTGCTGGTGGAGCGCGGCGCGCTCGAGCGGCTCGGCGCGTTCATCCCGCCCGGGCGCGGCGTGATCTTCGTCGTCAGCGAGGAAGGCATCTGGCGGATGCATGGCGCGACGGTGGAGCGCGCGCTCGCAGGCCGCGCCTGGCGGCTGATCCTGTTCCCCGGCGGCGAGGAGAACAAGCGCCTGGCCCAGGTGGAGGCGATGGCCGAGCAGATGGTGGAGGGCGGCGGAGACCGTTCGAGCCTCGTCATCGCCTTCGGCGGCGGCGTGGTGAACGACCTCGGCGGATTTCTGGCGGCGATCTTCATGCGCGGCGTGCCGGTGATCCAGGCGCCGACGACGCTGCTGGCGCAGGTTGACGCGGGAGTCGGCGGCAAAACGGGCGCCAATCTGCGCACGGGCAAGAACCTGGTGGGCGCCTTTCACCAGCCGCTGGCCGTGGCCGCCGACCCGGACGTACTGGCGACGCTGCCGGAACGGGAATACCGCGCCGGTCTGTTCGAGGTGATCAAGCACGGCATCATCCGCAGCGAGCCGCTGTTCCGCTTGATGCAGCAGCAGCGGGAGGCCGTGCTTGCCCGCGAGCCGGCCGTGGTGGAGCAGATGGTGGCCGAAAGCGTGCGCATCAAGTGCGAGGTGGTCTCTCTGGATGAGAAGGAGAGCGGCCTGCGGCGCATCCTGAATTTTGGCCACACGGTGGGCCATGCCCTCGAGGCCGAGACCGGCTACAGCCGCTTCCTCCACGGCGAGGCCGTCGGGCTGGGGATGCTGGCGGCGCTGCGGCTGTCGCAACTGGCCGGCCGGCTTGCAGCCGGGCCGTGCGAAGAGATGAGCGAGGTGGTCCGCGCCTACGGGCCGCTCCCCTCCACCGAGGGGCTTGCCGTCGAGGGTATCCTCGCGCGGCTGCGCAAGGACAAGAAGGCGATCCAGGGCGCGGTGCATTGGGTGCTGGCCACGGGGATCGGCGCGACGGAAGTGACCGCGGAGATTGCGGATGATCTGGTTCGCCAAGCCGTGGCATCCATTCTGAAGTGA
- the menG gene encoding demethylmenaquinone methyltransferase — translation MFAGVARRYDLLNHLLSFQTDRYWRWRTALEVEPFLRRPQARVLDLCCGTGDLTLALERRATPGALVLGGDFCRPMLEEARRKQLRRGAQIELLECDGLQLPFADGVLDLVTIAFGFRNLANYRAALSELRRVIKPGGMLAILEFSTPPNPVLRALYRLYSGTLLPALGGWISGDRNAYAYLPDSVKKFPGAELLAAEMEAAGFTRVRFRRMTFGIVALHTGLSG, via the coding sequence ATGTTCGCGGGCGTGGCGCGCCGCTACGACCTGCTGAACCATCTGCTGTCCTTCCAGACGGATCGTTACTGGCGGTGGCGGACGGCGCTCGAGGTGGAGCCCTTCCTCCGCCGGCCGCAGGCGCGCGTGCTCGACCTGTGCTGCGGCACGGGCGACCTGACCCTCGCGCTCGAGCGCCGCGCCACGCCCGGCGCGTTGGTGCTTGGGGGCGACTTCTGCCGCCCGATGCTCGAAGAGGCTCGGCGCAAGCAGCTCCGCCGCGGGGCGCAGATCGAGCTGCTCGAATGCGACGGTCTGCAACTGCCTTTCGCCGACGGCGTGCTCGACCTGGTGACCATAGCCTTTGGTTTCCGGAATTTGGCCAACTACCGGGCGGCGCTGTCCGAACTGCGGCGCGTGATTAAACCAGGCGGGATGCTGGCGATTCTTGAGTTTTCCACTCCGCCGAACCCGGTCCTTCGCGCTCTGTACCGGCTCTACTCCGGCACGTTGCTGCCGGCGCTGGGCGGCTGGATCTCGGGCGACCGGAACGCATACGCGTACCTGCCGGACTCGGTGAAAAAGTTTCCGGGCGCCGAGCTGCTGGCGGCCGAGATGGAGGCAGCCGGATTCACGCGCGTGCGGTTCCGGCGGATGACGTTCGGCATCGTCGCGCTGCACACCGGACTTTCCGGCTAG
- a CDS encoding molybdopterin oxidoreductase (possible pseudo, frameshifted): MRSKIRPHIKAMAADVALIQSKKMTVAEFKEKYKDLLDTLIDPDHPDFGPKNNQFVFNWGRLKAGRQDFFLRFVRDSFGSNNTHGHTTVCQGSIYFAGKAMSEQPGGGTFTGGAKAYWMADLSNAEFVIFWGANVLEGNYGPPLKVPKITRGIASGRMKVAVIDPRHSRIAAKAWKWLPVKPGQDAAVALAMIQWIIENERFDRRYLENCNRAAATADGEPTWSNAAWLVKIREDGTPGAFLRATEIGLSGDADTFVAMRNGQPVAFKSADAANGVEGDLFVDTVINGIRVKSGLQLLREEALKNTIYGWASIAGVSASDIIALANEFTSHGKKAVVEIHRGVSQHTNGFYNALLTMGALNTLIGNLDWKGGLIYGGGTYGETGGTGRPFQLGDHPAKKTPFGIDIIRGGASYEKSTIFAGYPAKRPWYPLASDVYQEVIPSAGDAYPYPIKILMLYMGSPVYALPAGHSLIPILRDTDKIPLFIASDITIGETSMYADYIFPDLTFLERWEFHRTHPSIAHRVSPVRQPAVAPPNETVRVFGEEMPVSIEALFLAIAERLQLPGWGPGGFGNGDLKRPEDYYLRMVANIAFGNSSSGSDVCPDASDEEMRIFLNARRHLPKSVFDPERWQQAVGPQWWRKVVYVLNRGGRWLPYQQAWSGEQVVNKYGKLVNLYHEKAATTRNSMTGQYLSGVPTYLPIADSLGRPLDYREAPFQLITNRNMLQTKSRTISNYWLTDIQPENYVEMSTADAQKLGLKDGDEVWVLSAWNPEGQWDLGGGQTKPLRGKVRTTSRIRPGVVTFELGWGHFAYGASPQSIDGQIVVPDVRRGRGIHANSAMVVDPYLRSPLSDVVGGSAVFYDTRVYIVKA, from the coding sequence ATGCGCTCAAAGATCCGGCCGCATATCAAGGCCATGGCGGCTGACGTTGCGCTGATCCAAAGCAAGAAGATGACCGTGGCCGAGTTCAAGGAGAAATACAAGGACCTGCTCGACACGCTCATCGACCCGGACCACCCGGACTTCGGTCCGAAAAACAACCAGTTCGTCTTTAACTGGGGCCGCCTGAAGGCCGGCCGCCAGGATTTCTTCCTGCGTTTCGTCAGAGACAGCTTCGGGTCCAACAACACGCACGGACACACGACCGTGTGCCAGGGATCCATCTATTTCGCCGGCAAGGCCATGTCGGAGCAGCCAGGCGGCGGCACCTTCACTGGCGGCGCCAAGGCCTACTGGATGGCGGACCTCTCCAACGCCGAGTTCGTCATCTTCTGGGGCGCGAACGTACTCGAGGGCAACTACGGGCCGCCGTTGAAAGTCCCCAAGATCACCCGCGGCATCGCCAGCGGGCGCATGAAGGTGGCCGTGATCGACCCGCGCCATTCCAGAATTGCCGCCAAGGCTTGGAAGTGGCTGCCGGTGAAACCGGGCCAGGACGCGGCCGTGGCCCTGGCGATGATCCAGTGGATCATCGAGAATGAACGGTTCGACCGCCGTTACCTGGAAAACTGCAACAGGGCGGCCGCCACCGCCGACGGCGAGCCCACCTGGAGCAACGCCGCCTGGCTCGTCAAGATCCGCGAAGACGGCACGCCGGGCGCCTTCCTGCGGGCCACGGAGATTGGCCTGAGCGGCGATGCCGACACCTTCGTCGCCATGCGCAACGGTCAGCCGGTCGCTTTCAAGAGCGCTGACGCGGCCAATGGCGTGGAAGGCGACCTGTTCGTCGACACCGTGATCAACGGCATTCGCGTCAAGAGCGGCCTGCAATTGCTGCGGGAGGAGGCGCTGAAGAATACCATCTACGGGTGGGCTTCGATCGCCGGGGTCAGCGCCAGCGACATCATCGCCCTGGCCAACGAGTTCACCTCGCATGGCAAGAAGGCGGTGGTCGAGATTCATCGCGGCGTCTCCCAGCACACCAACGGTTTCTATAACGCGCTCCTCACCATGGGGGCGCTGAACACGCTGATCGGCAATCTCGACTGGAAAGGCGGCCTCATCTATGGCGGCGGCACCTACGGCGAAACGGGCGGCACCGGGAGGCCCTTCCAGCTCGGCGATCATCCCGCAAAGAAAACACCGTTTGGCATCGACATCATCCGCGGCGGGGCGAGCTATGAAAAGAGCACCATCTTCGCCGGCTATCCGGCCAAGCGCCCCTGGTATCCGCTGGCCAGCGACGTTTACCAGGAGGTCATCCCCTCGGCCGGCGACGCTTATCCTTACCCCATCAAGATTCTCATGCTCTATATGGGGTCGCCCGTCTACGCCCTGCCGGCGGGACACTCGCTCATTCCGATCCTGCGCGACACGGACAAGATCCCGCTGTTCATCGCCAGCGACATCACGATCGGCGAAACGTCGATGTACGCCGACTACATTTTCCCGGACCTCACCTTCCTGGAGCGTTGGGAGTTCCACCGCACGCACCCGTCCATCGCGCATCGGGTCTCGCCCGTGCGGCAGCCGGCGGTGGCCCCGCCCAACGAAACGGTGCGCGTCTTTGGCGAAGAGATGCCTGTCTCCATCGAAGCGTTGTTCCTCGCCATCGCTGAGCGGCTGCAACTGCCCGGCTGGGGACCGGGCGGGTTCGGCAACGGCGACCTGAAGCGTCCCGAGGACTACTACCTGCGGATGGTGGCCAACATCGCCTTCGGCAACTCGAGCTCCGGTTCGGACGTCTGCCCCGATGCCAGCGATGAGGAGATGCGGATCTTCCTCAACGCCCGCAGACATCTGCCAAAGAGCGTCTTCGATCCGGAGCGCTGGCAACAGGCGGTGGGCCCGCAGTGGTGGCGCAAGGTCGTCTATGTGTTGAATCGCGGCGGGCGCTGGCTGCCCTATCAGCAGGCCTGGTCCGGCGAACAGGTCGTCAACAAGTATGGCAAGCTCGTGAATCTCTATCACGAGAAGGCGGCGACGACCAGAAATTCGATGACCGGTCAGTATCTGTCTGGCGTGCCGACCTACCTGCCCATCGCCGACTCGCTCGGTCGGCCGCTGGACTACCGCGAGGCGCCGTTCCAGCTCATCACCAACCGGAACATGCTTCAGACCAAGAGCCGGACCATCTCCAACTACTGGCTCACGGACATCCAGCCGGAGAACTACGTCGAGATGAGCACCGCGGACGCGCAAAAGCTCGGGCTCAAGGACGGCGATGAGGTCTGGGTGCTCTCCGCGTGGAACCCCGAAGGTCAATGGGATCTCGGCGGCGGGCAGACCAAGCCGCTGCGGGGCAAGGTGCGCACCACCAGCCGCATCCGCCCCGGCGTGGTGACCTTCGAGCTCGGCTGGGGCCACTTCGCCTACGGCGCATCGCCACAGTCCATCGACGGCCAGATCGTCGTGCCGGACGTGCGGCGCGGGCGCGGCATCCATGCCAATTCGGCGATGGTGGTCGATCCGTACCTGCGCTCGCCGCTAAGCGACGTGGTAGGCGGCAGCGCCGTCTTCTACGACACACGGGTTTACATCGTCAAGGCCTGA
- a CDS encoding hypothetical protein (possible pseudo, frameshifted) produces the protein MRKDTDRPANQEPKTARREMLAGALLGGAMLARLEKAQAAEASPGALKPVDPSQYIYTTCLQCNTGCEIKVRIQDGLAVKIEGNPYGPRAMDPHIDWSTPASQAARIHGYICPKGQAGIQTTYDPYRVTKVLKRAGARGEGKWVTIPFEQAVTEIVEGGVLFPQDGGKRVAGFRELYALKDPAAYQGHGG, from the coding sequence ATGAGGAAAGACACCGACCGTCCCGCCAATCAGGAACCGAAGACCGCCCGCAGGGAAATGCTGGCTGGCGCGCTGCTGGGCGGCGCGATGCTGGCCCGCCTGGAGAAGGCTCAGGCTGCTGAGGCTTCGCCGGGCGCGTTGAAGCCCGTGGATCCCTCCCAATACATCTATACGACCTGCCTCCAGTGCAATACCGGATGCGAGATCAAGGTGCGCATTCAGGACGGCCTGGCGGTGAAGATCGAAGGCAACCCCTACGGGCCGCGGGCGATGGATCCCCACATCGACTGGAGCACGCCGGCTTCCCAGGCGGCGCGCATTCACGGCTACATCTGCCCGAAGGGCCAGGCCGGCATCCAGACGACATACGACCCGTACCGCGTCACCAAGGTACTGAAGCGCGCCGGCGCGCGCGGCGAAGGAAAGTGGGTGACGATCCCCTTCGAGCAGGCCGTCACCGAAATCGTCGAAGGGGGCGTGCTGTTCCCGCAGGACGGCGGCAAGCGAGTGGCGGGCTTCCGGGAGCTGTATGCGCTCAAAGATCCGGCCGCATATCAAGGCCATGGCGGCTGA
- a CDS encoding thiamine/molybdopterin biosynthesis protein MoeB, protein MNEAERERYSRQILFAGIGEEGQRRLRESAVAVVGCGALGSFQAGALARAGIGRLVLIDRDYVEYSNLQRQWLYEEADARDALPKAVAAARAIGRINSQVKVEPHVADLTADNISELLEDVRVVLDGTDNFETRFLINDYCVERAIPWVYGGAVGSYGISMPVLPARGACFQCVFPEPPSGPQPTCETAGVLNTITSLVASWQVSLALQILCGREPEPMITTFDAWSGDVRQVRMPPRDPQCPACGLHSCRYLHGEHRVPVSLCGRNAVQIHDRRRPLDLDELARRLTPLGEVRSNGFALRFTIPPHEMMIFPDGRAIIKGTQDPGLARSLYSRFVGN, encoded by the coding sequence ATGAACGAGGCCGAACGGGAGCGTTACAGCCGCCAGATCCTGTTTGCCGGAATCGGCGAGGAAGGGCAGCGGCGGCTGCGCGAGTCCGCTGTGGCGGTGGTTGGCTGCGGCGCGCTCGGTTCGTTTCAGGCCGGCGCGCTGGCGCGGGCGGGCATCGGGCGGCTGGTGCTGATCGACCGGGACTACGTCGAATACAGCAACCTCCAGCGGCAATGGCTCTATGAAGAGGCCGACGCGCGCGACGCCCTGCCCAAGGCCGTGGCGGCGGCCCGCGCGATCGGGCGCATCAACTCGCAGGTCAAGGTAGAGCCGCACGTGGCCGACCTCACCGCCGACAACATCAGCGAGCTGCTCGAGGATGTGCGCGTGGTGCTCGACGGCACGGACAACTTCGAGACGCGGTTCCTGATCAACGATTACTGCGTGGAGCGCGCCATCCCGTGGGTATACGGGGGCGCGGTGGGCTCCTATGGCATCTCGATGCCTGTCCTGCCGGCCCGCGGCGCCTGCTTTCAGTGCGTCTTCCCCGAGCCGCCTTCGGGGCCGCAGCCGACCTGCGAGACCGCGGGCGTCCTCAATACGATCACCTCGCTGGTGGCCTCCTGGCAGGTGTCGCTCGCGCTTCAGATCCTCTGCGGCCGCGAGCCCGAGCCGATGATCACGACGTTCGACGCCTGGAGCGGGGACGTGCGTCAGGTTCGCATGCCGCCCCGCGACCCGCAGTGTCCCGCCTGCGGCCTGCATTCCTGCCGTTATCTGCACGGCGAGCACCGCGTCCCGGTGAGCCTCTGCGGCCGCAATGCCGTGCAGATCCACGACCGGAGGCGCCCGCTGGATCTCGACGAGCTGGCGCGCCGCCTGACCCCGCTCGGCGAGGTGCGCTCCAACGGATTCGCGCTGCGGTTCACCATCCCGCCGCACGAGATGATGATCTTCCCCGACGGCCGCGCCATCATCAAGGGCACGCAGGACCCAGGGCTGGCGCGGAGCCTGTATTCGCGTTTTGTCGGCAATTAG